In Peromyscus leucopus breed LL Stock chromosome 9, UCI_PerLeu_2.1, whole genome shotgun sequence, the sequence ATGGAGCCTTTCAGTGCGTCCCAAGCCTTTACTTGTGTCCTACATTCCTTTCCGCCTGAGGCACACAGAGTGCTTCCTGTGTCCTTGACACGTTCCTAACTGATACAGACTTTGTCAttgaaaattctagaaaataacACTTCAAAGATGAGACTCTTAGGTGTGGCTTCAGCCTGGCTCGTTTGAAGGCAACAATGATCTCATTGCTAGTGGGAAATAGATTGTGGTGGTCTGTGGTATGCTGTGCCCCTGAGCTAAGTAATGGCATGTCATCCTTGAGCTCAGACCAAGTGGCTTTGCTACAAGGCTCTATCTACTTCAAGGCTCTACATTATTTAATGGATTACCATGGCAACAACACATCATCAGTAGGGTAAAACTAACCTGTCTCACGACggtctaacaaaacaaaaacaaacaaaatggcaaCACCCCCAACATCTTGGAGTTTTAAATTCTCAATGTCAAGATGTAATCAAAGAGCTTGAGAAGCTTCTACAATTGGTTCCAAAAGAAAGTTATCCATTGTAAGCTTTCCTTATTGTCTTATGGCTCTGCTTTCCCTTACCTTTTATTCGCAGGCATTCCCTAGACGATTGGTCAAAATATCTCCCATAGTCCACCTTACTTCAGCAGCGTTCCCCTGTATTTCCTTTAACAAACTCAAGAAGAATGCCAGACAAGGAACTGATCTGAGAACCAAGTGATGGAATCCCACTCCAGGGTGGTTAATCTGCAGCCACCCCCTTAAACATGGTGTGAAGGTTAGGCTTTACCTCCATCACCTGCTCCCAAATAGTGATTCCCATTTCACACGCCACTGTTAGATCCTGACACCTTAGTAAGGGCAGATCACTTACTGCTGTGAGTGGAAGCTCTCAGTTCTTGTCTTCTCAAAGGAAAGAATTCAGTCAGGAGACACACGTGGTTTAAGCAGAAATGTATttggcaaaacaaaaagaaactggaGTGCACTGCCCTCAAGGTGGGTATCAGCACAGGGGGTCCTGCATTGTGAATGTGAAGGTTATATGAATATTTTGAGATGGGTGGTACATTCGTGAGATAGGGTAACCGATTTTCCTTTTAGGGTACTTAGTGTTCCCTCATGATCCTCTTGAAAAGTCCACAAGTGGGTTAACCGCAATGAAATTGATATAATAATTAAACCAAGGTCCTTTTAGGTCACATATCTTTCCTTAGTGTGAACATATAGCAACTGGGAAAGTGCCCTGGCACCATGGTTTCTTAAAAGAGCACATCCTACCTGCAGCTTCAGGGATGTTTAACCACAAAGAAGCATCTTGACCTTCAGACGACATATCTACCAAGATCTAGCTACAGTTTGTCTTGGTCATGCATATCTAAGTCCTTGTTTACCTAGCACCAGTGAAGGGTGTATTGCTTTGTGACTTGTTAGTtcaaggtgtgtgtttgtgtgtgtgcttggccACAAGGTAGGATATATTTCTTACTGTAAGTTGTAAGGTATCACTGCACTTTGTAATCCATGTTGTGGTCTTCTACAGATGTTAGACTACCCATTCCCCACAATTCCTAGAAAATAGATGGATAATAGAAGATAGAATGAAgttatataacatttatatatagtatatatatatatgtatatatatatgaatatatatatatgtatccttACTATTCATAGTATTCACAAAGTATCCAAATTAATGAATGGGCAAATAAACTCCCATGTCCATATAATTGGTTGCCTCCCTTGTATCTGTGCCATATAGACTTGACCAAGAAAAGATCTAGAGATGTAACCACCATGAATTCATGGATACATGATATGACACTGGTCTTCAAACATGGATGTGTGATTTTCTCAGCCTAAATTCTTACCCTTTGTTTTGTGACTGGCAATAAGATACTCTGTTGTCTCTAGTAGTGGGCATGTTGGCTCTGATGTCCCTGGATTAGTTCAGTCCACTTTCACATATGATGGGTGGTGACTTCGGTCATTGGGAAGTCTCAGTCTCcatgtgctggagaagtagaTAGACATCAGTGCCTCTGGAACAATTTGTTATCCAGAAGTATTTTTTGGATAAActaaaaaatggaaggaaaggtgTGGTCTCCAAGTCCTGAGTCATAATCTCCCACTTTTAGCTTGCAACTGGACCAGAGAGCCCTTGCCCTACCTGCCGCACACAGAGATCTTTATGCATGTCCAGGACATGGAGGCATCTGCAGGCTAGGTTGGGAGCTCCCTGGGCGCAGTCCTAGGTTGGGTGCTGGACTGACATAGGAAAACTGGTCTATGGCTGGATCTTATCATGtcccaagagagaaagaagcaattCAGGACATCGGAGAAGAGATTCACAATGCAGATGGAATCTCCTTCATAGGAAGGATGGggtgacttcccatgggaggttTTCAAAGATTTCCTGAATCATGCCCTTCTGGCCCTCCTTTGTCAGAGGACATGTTTTCCTCtggagtcccccacccccaccccagcacatccAGCACTTCTTTCAGCATGGAGCTTGACATTCCCACAGTAGAGTGTGAGGCGGGGAACTAAGTCTGTGGCTAACTCATCTGATGTAGAGACCAACCCGTAGTCAGCGTTCCTGGGATGCTTGTgccaagagaggagagaacagacgGGGCCAACGGTAAGCAGGTCCAGAGCTTAGCAATTTGATTTATCCCCGGCAAACATGGCAGCAAGCAGTATTTGAGACCCCAGGCTTAGCAACATGGGGTATCGTGAAACGCAAGTCAAGGGGCTTCTCGAGGCTTTTGAGAGGGTGAGggctcttccctccctctgtgtctcctccagGATCCATGGGATAAACTGAGCCACAGACACAAACATCCCGGGCCTCCCCCTGGAACCTGAGGTTATGCCCCAGCTGAAGACACCCACTTGAAAGAGCCTCCGAGTCTCCCAGTTAGCACAGACCATGGGTGCCCCGCTGTCTCCCTGGGAATGAGAAAAGCAAGAAGCACAACCTGTGAGCGGCCAGTGGAGCCATCCAGCAAGAGGACACAGAGGGATGGCTAGTGGTATGAGCAGGGGCCTCCCTCCTGGACTCCTTCAGGGAACCTAAGAATcgtggggtgtggggaggagggtgtAGCGGGGGGGCTGAGTACCTGGCAGTCGCCGTTGGTGCCTACTTCCTTCCAGGCACAAAGCATGCTCCTGGAGAGCTGAGCCACCCTCTTGGCACATGCTCTCCATTTAATCTGCACCACTCTCAGCTTCGTCATGTGCATGTTGAAGCCTCTGGCTGAGCCTAGCAAAGTAAGGAAGCTAGCCTGAGGATGAGCGTGCGTTGGCCACAACAGTGGCCAGCCCGCACACATCAGAGTGGAGGTCCTGGAAGGTCGCAGGGCCAACAAGTCAGATTCACAGGTCCCCTAGGATGGATGCTTTAGTCCAAGACCCCACTCTGCTATCTAGGTGTCCCAACAAGTAGTCCCTCTGCTAATGTATATGCCCGGAGGATGCAGGCTCTCTCCAGAAGCAAGCTAGTCCCTTTGGTGAGCCCAATGGAGACACTTGGAAGAGAAGGCACATCAGGATGTGTCATcgtatggggtggggtggggggacgggAAATAACCACAGTGCTAAAGGAAATCCTGGCTTCCTCCCTGTTCATGGTCCGTGGATGACCAGCCTGGTGCTCTGTAGGAAAAGGAGTGGGGTTTCCGATGCTCACTGCCCCAGGGAAACCACTAGATTGATTATATCAGCAAATGGTGGACTCTATGTGAGGCTCACAGCTGTGTGAGCCACACGCTTTTTATAGAATCCATAAAAATGACCATTGCTTTCAagttttgagattcttctatgtT encodes:
- the LOC114703373 gene encoding serine protease 55-like; protein product: MTTKFCVATDLPFQTHHGCRSVSCLKSSMVNSHGKLEIAVVNITVVMGTKTFSDFNLERKQVQKIIAHKDYKPPHLDSDLCLLLLATPVQFNKVKIPICLPQKESSWDRCWMAEWTSTHSHGSARGFNMHMTKLRVVQIKWRACAKRVAQLSRSMLCAWKEVGTNGDCQGDSGAPMVCANWETRRLFQVGVFSWGITSGSRGRPGMFVSVAQFIPWILEETQREGRALTLSKASRSPLTCVSRYPMLLSLGSQILLAAMFAGDKSNC